A single window of Nicotiana tomentosiformis chromosome 1, ASM39032v3, whole genome shotgun sequence DNA harbors:
- the LOC104099176 gene encoding dol-P-Man:Man(5)GlcNAc(2)-PP-Dol alpha-1,3-mannosyltransferase has protein sequence MAAKSAAAIRKNSHRSDHFFQILIKNPKIPFAFALLFADSILVALIIAYVPYTKIDWDAYMSQVTGFLGGERDYSNLKGDTGPLVYPAGFLYVYSAIQYVTGGQVFPAQILFGFLYMLDLAIVVFIYLKTDVVPWWALSLLSLSKRVHSIFVLRLFNDCLATTLLHAALVSIICQKWHLGLVIFSGAVSIKMNVLLYAPPLLLLMVKAMDIVGVISALAGAALVQILLGLPFILSHPASYISKAFDLGRVFIHFWSVNFKFVPEEIFVSKAFALSLLVAHLSLLLIFAHYRWCRHEDGLFAVVHSKIIQLKLRFSHRNMSPTNRVLQTDHIVTTMFVGNFIGIICARSLHFQFYSWYFYSLPYLLWKTPFPTLLRLMLFAAVEFCWNIFPSNSYSSILLLCVHLIILGGLWISSPEYPYVGKTTDKSSSEKKTR, from the exons ATGGCAGCCAAATCAGCTGCTGCTATACGCAAAAATTCACATAGATCGGACCATTTCTTCCAAATACTTATTAAAAATCCTAAAATACCTTTCGCTTTCGCTTTACTCTTCGCTGATTCCATCCTCGTTGCGCTGATCATCGCCTACGTTCCAT ATACAAAAATTGATTGGGATGCTTATATGTCTCAG GTTACTGGCTTTCTCGGAGGAGAGAGGGACTATAGTAACTTGAAAGGTGATACGGGACCTCTGGTTTACCCAGCAGGCTTTCTTTATGTTTACTCTGCTATACAATATGTTACCGGAGGTCAAGTCTTTCCTGCTCag ATTCTTTTTGGCTTTCTCTACATGCTGGATCTAGCAATTGTCGTGTTCATCTACTTGAAGACTGATGTG GTACCTTGGTGGGCTCTCTCCTTGCTTTCTCTGTCTAAAAGAGTTCACTCTATCTTTGTTCTTCGATTATTTAATGATTGTTTAGCCACTACTCTCCTCCATGCTGCATTGGTCTCAattatttgtcaaaaatggcatcTAGGGTTGGTAATTTTCAG TGGAGCTGTTTCTATAAAGATGAATGTGCTCCTGTATGCACCACCTCTGTTGCTCCTGATGGTGAAG GCAATGGATATTGTTGGAGTGATATCTGCTTTAGCAGGTGCTGCATTAGTGCAG ATTCTCCTCGGGCTGCCTTTTATCCTGTCACATCCAGCTTCATATATATCAAAAGCTTTCGATCTTGGTCGTGTTTTCATCCACTTCTG GTCTGTTAACTTCAAATTTGTTCCTGAAGAAATCTTTGTTTCTAAAGCTTTTGCTCTCTCCTTGCTAGTTGCTCATCTCAGTCTGCTGTTGATTTTTGCTCATTACAGATGGTGTAG gCATGAAGATGGACTGTTTGCTGTCGTGCATTCTAAAATCATTCAACTGAAGCTTAGATTTTCTCACAGAAATATGTCTCCGACAAACAGAGTCCTTCAAACTGACC ATATTGTGACAACTATGTTTGTCGGGAATTTCATTGGCATTATATGTGCCCGATCCCTCCATTTCCAATTTTACTCTTG GTACTTTTATAGCTTACcatatttattgtggaaaacgcCATTTCCAACCCTCCTACG TTTAATGTTGTTCGCAGCTGTTGAGTTTTGCTGGAATATCTTTCCCTCCAACAGTTACTCATCAATACTCCTCCTCTGTGTTCATTTAATCATACTGGGCGGTTTATGGATCAGTTCTCCGGAATAtccatatgttggaaaaacaaCCGATAAATCATCATCTGAGAAGAAGACCAGATGA
- the LOC104099175 gene encoding rapid alkalinization factor, with protein sequence MAKSFSSIFIISSLLITLLIISGESTGGDFDMSGWIPMKSADSCQGSIAECMAAGEFEMDSESNRRILATDDYISYGALQRNTVPCSRRGASYYNCQTGAEANPYTRGCSAITRCRS encoded by the coding sequence ATGGCGAAGTCGTTTAGTTCCATTTTCATCATCTCTTCGCTATTAATCACGCTATTGATTATCTCCGGTGAATCTACCGGCGGCGACTTCGACATGAGCGGATGGATTCCGATGAAATCAGCCGACAGCTGTCAAGGTTCGATAGCAGAGTGCATGGCCGCCGGTGAATTCGAAATGGATTCAGAGAGCAACCGGCGCATTTTAGCAACTGATGATTACATAAGCTATGGTGCTCTGCAGAGGAACACTGTACCCTGTTCTAGAAGAGGTGCTTCCTATTATAACTGCCAGACAGGTGCTGAAGCTAATCCCTATACCCGTGGCTGCAGTGCTATTACTCGTTGCCGGAGTTAA